A window of the Longimicrobiaceae bacterium genome harbors these coding sequences:
- a CDS encoding penicillin-binding transpeptidase domain-containing protein, producing the protein MEAILNWILRAILIASGAGALVLLVRSLVKARRSAEERWPLRLAFGMLSLVAVYAVGHGRMLLNADEIEAGRMQYVRFGDPRRAELRRAEVRGWILDCTSAPENALARYAAHDGQVDRFYPLGQAGANFVGGGEDADLRDYTIERIFAEHLRRPLNLAERGELHPAGTDLSLTLCRGATARAWELLREAGLPGAVVVQDVTTGAVVAYASTGGPDDPPLGLQEYAAPGSVWKLALATLWWDSGLPDREMSCQSSIQVTPRAVIRNSEGFSIPRVQAPAEMLIYSCNTTAVQMALDMREQLGETAFQDAFRRFGVEPYAPGEAPQGFDRDFWRTASDAWRDRMSPRPARVRLTAETSRQEWAQLAIGQGPIDVTPIHLSRFVAAIGNGGVMVDPSIEQELAARPQEGRRVMSEETAEKLLAAMRAVVDYGTARSTAPVLDGLEWDLAGKTGTAQVARAADNGWFAGLILDPEGRPRYSVVTFLVGGGPGGRLPARIAAGMTRYFATSDQASFEPGEAE; encoded by the coding sequence ATGGAAGCGATCCTGAACTGGATCCTCCGCGCCATCCTCATCGCGTCAGGCGCCGGGGCGCTGGTACTGCTGGTTCGATCCCTCGTCAAGGCGAGACGAAGCGCCGAGGAACGCTGGCCGCTGCGTCTCGCCTTCGGCATGCTCAGCCTGGTGGCAGTCTATGCCGTCGGGCACGGGCGAATGCTGTTGAACGCGGACGAGATCGAAGCAGGGCGGATGCAGTACGTCCGCTTCGGCGATCCCCGCCGGGCCGAGCTTCGCCGCGCGGAGGTGCGCGGGTGGATCCTCGACTGCACCTCCGCCCCGGAGAACGCGCTCGCACGCTATGCCGCCCACGACGGGCAGGTCGACCGGTTCTATCCGCTGGGGCAGGCAGGCGCGAACTTCGTCGGTGGCGGAGAGGACGCAGACCTGCGCGATTACACCATCGAGCGGATTTTTGCCGAACACCTGCGCCGCCCGCTGAACCTCGCCGAGCGAGGGGAGTTGCACCCCGCCGGAACGGACCTGTCTCTGACCCTCTGCCGCGGAGCCACGGCCCGCGCATGGGAACTTCTTCGCGAGGCAGGTCTTCCGGGAGCCGTGGTGGTCCAGGACGTGACCACGGGAGCAGTGGTCGCCTACGCCTCTACCGGGGGACCTGACGACCCACCGCTGGGCCTGCAGGAGTACGCCGCACCGGGCTCCGTCTGGAAGCTCGCGCTCGCCACCCTCTGGTGGGACAGCGGGCTGCCGGACCGGGAGATGAGCTGCCAGTCCTCCATTCAGGTGACGCCGCGAGCAGTCATTCGCAACTCGGAAGGATTCAGCATCCCGCGGGTACAGGCCCCGGCCGAGATGCTGATCTATTCCTGCAACACCACCGCCGTCCAGATGGCTCTGGACATGCGCGAGCAACTGGGCGAGACCGCCTTCCAGGACGCCTTTCGGCGGTTCGGGGTGGAACCGTACGCCCCCGGTGAGGCGCCCCAGGGATTCGACCGCGATTTCTGGCGGACCGCGTCGGACGCGTGGCGCGATCGCATGAGTCCGCGACCCGCACGGGTGCGCCTCACTGCCGAGACGAGCCGGCAGGAGTGGGCCCAGCTGGCCATCGGACAGGGACCCATCGACGTCACTCCCATTCACCTGAGCCGCTTCGTCGCCGCCATCGGGAACGGCGGGGTAATGGTCGATCCGAGCATCGAGCAGGAGCTGGCGGCCAGGCCCCAGGAGGGCAGAAGGGTGATGTCGGAGGAGACCGCGGAGAAGCTCCTGGCGGCCATGCGCGCGGTGGTGGACTACGGCACCGCCCGGAGCACCGCCCCGGTGCTCGACGGCCTCGAGTGGGATCTCGCGGGGAAGACCGGCACCGCGCAGGTTGCTCGCGCCGCCGACAACGGTTGGTTCGCGGGGTTGATCCTGGATCCTGAGGGTCGGCCTCGTTACAGCGTGGTGACCTTCCTGGTGGGAGGAGGGCCCGGCGGTCGCCTCCCCGCCAGGATCGCCGCCGGCATGACCCGCTACTTCGCCACCTCGGACCAGGCGTCGTTCGAACCCGGGGAGGCTGAATGA
- a CDS encoding FtsW/RodA/SpoVE family cell cycle protein, with the protein MPRELRWAVILATGFYLLAHFSIVQGVWPVHGVAPGSGAVLVRDLVALAGWLLLLVAMRLLRYRGSWAILALPIAIFFFTRPALFQLFTDPAYQASGSNRAAANALKADRAQLTTILRAYDEDRQALVFEGPPPAIPDPLEAIRSATAPERSSIARLASSISVMFAPLALVLAFLWARRHGSLRWARDRHPWIFGVAIGIFFLLTFLPGVRATGKVQGTTPWELLLPVFVMVWAAVLAHDAYNLGRPGELVTPRRVMALLLYGALPVTPFLLIHELGLSVVLAGSLATMLLVGTRRGWWAGLLLVVWTALVITAFNLDERSQTRLALALDPYRDVSTMTEAEAAAWAARNHQIKLFDANVLAGDWFGAGPGRGHAETAPNAADDGFITTIAAQWGWFGALSFVVLYTAFLIAILRVATKERSAFERSLVTGMAMLIGIPFWLATLAGVRVIPLTGVATAFAAHGGAKLLASAIAVGIVAGVSHRRAEAQRIEAAGTPPHPDLSDAGVRIR; encoded by the coding sequence ATGCCGCGCGAGTTGCGCTGGGCGGTAATCCTTGCCACGGGCTTCTACCTGCTCGCGCATTTCTCCATCGTGCAGGGTGTCTGGCCCGTGCATGGGGTCGCACCCGGCTCCGGCGCGGTGTTGGTGCGAGACCTCGTGGCGCTGGCGGGGTGGCTGCTCCTCCTGGTAGCGATGCGTCTGCTTCGCTACCGGGGGAGCTGGGCGATCCTGGCTTTGCCGATCGCGATCTTCTTCTTCACCCGACCGGCGCTTTTCCAGCTCTTCACCGACCCCGCCTATCAGGCGAGCGGAAGCAATCGGGCGGCCGCCAACGCGCTGAAGGCTGATCGGGCGCAGCTCACCACGATCCTGCGCGCCTACGACGAAGACCGGCAGGCGCTGGTCTTCGAGGGGCCACCCCCCGCCATCCCCGATCCGCTCGAAGCGATTCGCTCGGCAACCGCGCCGGAGCGCAGCTCGATTGCTCGTCTTGCCTCCTCTATTTCGGTGATGTTCGCGCCGCTGGCGCTGGTACTCGCCTTCCTCTGGGCGCGGCGGCACGGATCGCTTCGCTGGGCAAGGGACCGGCACCCCTGGATCTTCGGGGTGGCCATTGGCATCTTCTTCCTCCTCACCTTCCTGCCGGGAGTTCGTGCCACGGGCAAGGTGCAGGGGACCACGCCCTGGGAGCTGCTGCTCCCGGTCTTCGTCATGGTATGGGCCGCGGTCCTGGCGCACGACGCCTACAATCTGGGTCGCCCCGGCGAGCTGGTCACTCCGCGAAGGGTGATGGCGTTGTTGCTGTACGGCGCCCTTCCGGTGACTCCCTTCCTGCTCATTCACGAGCTCGGACTCTCGGTGGTGCTCGCGGGAAGCCTGGCGACGATGCTGTTGGTCGGCACGAGGCGAGGCTGGTGGGCGGGGCTGCTGCTGGTGGTCTGGACCGCGTTGGTGATCACGGCGTTCAACCTCGACGAGCGATCGCAAACACGACTGGCGCTCGCGCTCGACCCCTATCGGGACGTCTCCACGATGACCGAGGCGGAGGCCGCGGCGTGGGCCGCCCGGAATCACCAGATCAAGCTGTTCGACGCCAACGTGCTGGCGGGTGACTGGTTCGGCGCAGGCCCGGGCAGGGGGCACGCGGAGACCGCCCCTAATGCCGCTGACGACGGATTCATCACCACCATCGCCGCGCAGTGGGGGTGGTTCGGCGCGCTTTCCTTCGTCGTCCTGTACACGGCCTTCCTCATCGCTATCCTCCGGGTGGCCACGAAGGAGCGCAGCGCCTTCGAGCGGTCGCTGGTAACCGGCATGGCGATGTTGATCGGGATCCCCTTCTGGCTCGCCACGTTGGCCGGGGTCCGGGTCATTCCGCTAACCGGGGTAGCGACCGCCTTCGCCGCGCACGGCGGCGCGAAGCTGCTCGCCTCGGCGATCGCCGTTGGCATCGTCGCGGGAGTGAGTCATCGGCGTGCGGAAGCCCAGCGGATCGAGGCTGCCGGAACGCCTCCTCATCCCGACCTCTCAGACGCAGGAGTGCGGATTCGATGA